One uncultured Draconibacterium sp. genomic window, ATAACTGCATCCAAAATATACCAGGTCCCGCTCGATCAGGTTGATTCCGACATGCGGCGCAAAGCCAAAACCGCCAACTTTGGAATTATCTACGGAATTTCGGCATTTGGCCTTTCGCAACGCCTGAACATACCACGTACCGAGGCAAAAGATTTAATTGACGGATATTTCGAGAATTTTCCGAAGATTAAAGGTTTTATGGACAAACAGATAGAACTGGCCCGCAACCAGGGCTATGTACAAACCATTAAAGGCCGCAAACGCTATTTAAACGACATCAATTCGGCAAATGCCGTGGTTCGTGGAATGGCTGAGCGAAATGCCATAAACGCTCCGATTCAGGGTTCGGCAGCCGATATAATTAAATTGGCCATGATTAATATTCATCGGAAAATGGAAGAACAAAACTTAAAGTCGAAAATGATTTTACAGGTGCACGATGAATTAAATTTTGATGTTTATAAGCCGGAACTTGAAGCAGTTCGAGACCTGGTTAAAACAGAAATGGAGCAGGTTGTGAACATCGGCGTTCAATTAACTGTTGAAAGTAATGCAGCAGATAATTGGTTAGATGCGCACTAGGTTTTATGAATTACGAGATAAACACGGAGGATGATTACAGAGATGCCTTAAAAAGGTTTCTTGAAATTTGTGTTGCGCCGAAAGACGAACTTGAGGTAAAGGAAATGTACCTGTTAATGGAATTGATGGGACGTTACGAGCAGGAAAATTGTTCTTCCAATTAAATTCGTATTTCTGTTTTATTCGTACAATTGATAAAATAATTTTTCCACTTCTGCTTTATATTTTATCATCGATTTAGACTTTTTTATTTGCTTAAATGCCTTTGGCTGATTTGGAAAATTAAATGAGAAATAAGACCAAAACTGTTGCATTTTATTAAGGGTATTGCCTTCGTTGTCCATAATTTCGGAATACGATTCAAACATTAAACGATGAAAATCGCGTAATTTTTCTCGTTTTGTTTCTGCCGTAATTTCTATCCCTTTCATTTCCTCCGGCAAGAAAGGATTCATCAAAATTCCCCGCCCCAACATCCAGGTTTTTATCTCCGGGAATTGTTTTTGGCGATTCTCATAATCGCTAACCGTAAAAATGTCGCCATTAAAAACCAGTTCATGTTGGAGGTCTTTCTGAACCATTTCAAAACGCGTTTCGAGAATAGAACCGGAATAAAGCTGTTGTGCAATTCGAGGATGAAAGATGACTTCCTTAAGCGGAAATTTATTCAGAATTGGAATAATCTGCTGAATTTCATTTTCCGACTGCAATCCTGCACGTAATTTTACAGAAAGAGGGGTATTCCATTTTTCGAAATAGGAACTTAGTATCGCTTCAATTTTTGCAGGAAAGGGCAATAAACCCGAACCTTTTCCACGTTTGGTAACCATCGGATACGGGCAACCCATATTCAGATTTATTTCGGAGTACCCAAGATCAGTTAAGCGGGCCACCAAGGTTTCCAGCTCTTTGCCATCTTCAACTAAAACCTGTGGAACCACACGCAGTTGTGTATTATTTTCAGGTGTAATTTCTTTATTGTATTTGGCGGGAACATCTCCGTTTTTAATCGAAATGTAGGGAATAAAATAAGCATCGACTCCGGTAAAAACCTGTGCGAAGTTTTTTCGGTAAACAAAATCGGTAAAACCCTGTAGTGGCGCCAAATAAATCATGTGCGAAAATAATCACCAAAATACAATTTACAAATCTCAATTTTGGGATTTGTAATTTATTATCTTTGCGCCGATAAAGAAATGAATGCAGAGGTAACATATCAGCAAGATACTGTTGAGGTACAAAATCTCCTGGAAACAATGCCTCAAAGTAATCAGTTAAACAGCATTCCGGTTCGTCAAAAACCGGTGGCTATTCTTTCTGTTTCAGAACGTTCGCAAACCGTTGATACAACTCCTCAAAAGACGTACACACAAGCACAAATCAGGCAATGGCGTCTTCAGCAGGAAAACAAATTACTGATTGACAGTTCGAAATACATTGCACCAAGAATAGAAAGCCAGCTTACATTCTCGGAACAAAACGACCTGGGATTTACTTTGCCCATTCACATGCACAACAGCAAGGGAACTGATTGGCTTACTTTCGTCATTTTTTTAGGTATTTTACTTTTTGCGAGTGTCAGATTTGCTTACGCAAAATACATGGAACACATGTTTCTTTCGTTGTTTAATTATTCCACATCGGTGCGTTTGTTACAAGAAAAAAACTATCCGATTTTTCATGGTGCTATCCGACTCGAAATTATTTTTTATATCACCTTATCCATATTTATTTTTCAGACCTTAAACGTATTTAAATGGGAAAATTCGCTCACAAGCCTCTCCTATTTTCTTATGATTTTGGGTGGTGTTTTGCTGTATTTCTTCGGTAAAAAGTTGATTTATTTGATGTTTGGATCGCTGTTTCAAGCGACTCAGGAAACGCGCGAATACCTGTTTAATATGGATAATTACAACCGATCGTTGGGATTATTGTTACTTCCGATCGTTATTTTGGTTTCTTTTGCACCTGTCAGAACACCAGTGTTTATCGTGTTCGCAGGCATAACAATCTTTGCAATTGTTAACCTGATTTTATTACAGCGAGGAATTTTTATTTTATTGAAAAAACAGTTTTCTATATTTTATCTGTTTTTGTACCTTTGTACCCTTGAATTTTTACCCTTGCTTTTAATTTATAAAGTAGTAGTTGAATGAGAAGGGGAATGTTTCATTAAAAGCATAAAATTTTGAAAGTCAAGAGCATTTTAGTTTCACAGCCAGAACCCAGTACCGCCAAATCGCCATATTTCGAGTTGGCCGAAAAGAACAATCTGAAGATCGATTTCCGTCCATTTATTCAAGTTGAAGGAGTACCGGCAAAAGAGTTTCGTCAAACCCGGATTCAGATTCTTGAACATACGGCAGTAATTTTTACCAGTCGTACAGCAATCGATCACTTTTTCAGAGTAGCTCAGGAATTGCGTCTAACAGTACCTGATTCGATGAAATATTTTTGTATTTCGGAATCTACAGCCTTCTATTTACAGAAGTACATTGTTTACCGTAAACGAAAAATATTTTATGCAAATGGCAAATTTGCCGATCTCATTAATGTGATGAAAAAACACAAGGATGAAAAATTCCTGGTGCCACTTTCTGACATTCATAAACAAGAAATTCCACTTTTGCTTGATCAGGAAAAGTACAACTATACAAAAGCCATTTTGTATCGTACGGTAAGCGCTGATTTATCGGATTTGGCAGATATCAAATACGACGTATTGGTATTTTTCAGCCCGTCAGGTATTAAATCCTTGTACCAGAACTTTCCCGATTTTGAGCAAAATTCAACGCGAATTGCGTGCTTTGGGCCAACTACAGCCCAGGCAGTTCAAGAAGCAGGTTTGCGTTTGGATATTCAGGCTCCAACTGCACAAGCGCCTTCAATGACAATGGCATTGGAACAATATATTAAGAAAAATAAGTAGACAAAAAGAAATAATATATACTTTTAAAGGCTGTCTATCAAACTGATGGATAGCCTTTTTCTTGTCCAATGAATACCACTTCAGCAAATAGCGCAAACAACAAAAGCTTTTCGTTAAAGAAAGCAGAAAGGCTAAGCAGCAAAAAAATTATTGACAAACTATTTGCCGAAGGCGATTCCATTTTGCAATATCCTTTAAAAATAGTTTTTCTGAAAACAGAACTCCCAACGAAGTTTCCGGTTCAGGCAGGATTTACTGCCAGCAAAAGAAATTTTAAACGGGCAGTGGCTCGCAATCGGATTAAACGCTTGTTGCGAGAGTCGTACCGACTACACAAACATATTCTTTACGACCAACTTCATGACCGGCAGCTGGCCATTTTTATACTGTATATCGGAAAAGAAATTCCACAATATACGGCAGTAGAAAATGCCATAAAAAAAGGATTCCCAAAAATTGTATTACAGCTGGCCGATAAAAAACCAAAAACCCCGTTGCAAACAGAAACAAAAAACCCCGAAGAATAACCTCCGGGGCTCGTAATTTATATTGCTATAACTTTTACGTTTATTCCTGATCCATAATTTCGGTTTGCATACGAACTCCTGTTTTCGACACTGGGTCACCCAAAATTGAAAAGCTGTGCTAATTTCTTCTGTTGATCGTTAATCAGTAAAATTTGAGCCACAGATTTGCCTTTTACAGTTGCTTTTATCTGATAAATTGTTTTGGCAATTTCGATGGCTTTTTCGGGGCTTAATTTTGAGTTCAGACTTTTCAATTGCCTTTCCAATTCTTTGTAGATTTTATAGGCTACAAACGAGATACAAATGTGTGCTTCAATCCTTCGTTGTGCCCGGTGGTAAATTGGCCTGATTTTTAAATCAGTTTTTGATATGCGGAAAGCTTTTTCGATTTGCCACAAATGTCCATAGTTTTCAATTATTTCATCTTTTCCCAGAAAGGCATTTGAAATGTACCCTTTTAAACCATCCCAGGCTGCATCGGCATTATATTTTGTATAGTCGATTTCAATATTTATCTCACCATCCATTTTGAGGTATTTGTTATATCCACGGTTGTTGATACTTGACTTGGTCAGCTTTCCTGTCTTTATCCGCTTTTCTAACTTTTGGAGTCCCTTTTCCCGGTTTTGGCTGTCTTTCTTAGCCCTGCTGTCAGAATAAGTTACAATTAGTTTTAACCCATCTTTTTCGATAACCGCGCTTTCCCCATTTTTCAAACTTAAAGCCAGTATCTGTTCCTGGATTTGCTTCTTTTCATTTTTGATTCGGGCACCAAGGATAAATTCATAACCTTTTTCCTGTAATTCTTCAATATTGGCATTGGACAGAAGGCCAGAATCGGCAATGATAACCAGTTGGTCCAACCTGTATTTTTCTTTGAATGCGTCCAGCACAGGTAGCATGGTGTGTCCTTCAAATTTGTTCCCCTCAAAAATGTCATAGGCAAGCGGATAGCCGTTGCGGCTCACTAAAAGCCCCAATACGATTTGCGGGTTCTGGTGTTTGCCCTCTTTGGAAAAACCTGTTTTTCTGAGAGTATCTTCATGGTCTATTTCAAAATATAAAGTAGTTACATCATAAAATACGATGGTTACCTGCCCTCCCAGTACATGTTTTGTATGCTCATAACTAATCTGCTGCACAAGTTCCTTTTGGGTGGAATGCAGTTTGTCCATGTAACGGTAGATTTGTTGCACCGGATATTCGAGGTCATGGTATTTTTCAAGATAATCGCTTGTTTTAAGCTTGCTTACCGGGTAGGTTAAACGCGAAAGGACAAGCTGCCTGAAAATCTGGTCGTCAATAACATTAAAGCCAATATCATCGAAAATCTTACCCAATAGCAGTTCTGTGCCAACTTCAGTGTGTGAATCGATTTGCTGAAAAACAGATTGAATCAAATTTGTTTCATCAGAAAAATCAAGTGCAGTTTGACCGCTAAAAGTTGCAATGTAATGATGGCCTTTTTCTGTTAATTCTTTAATGGTCTTTTCATCACGGGAACTACCTATTGTTTTTATCAACTTTGGTTTCCCATTTATTTTGGCAATAACCTGCACGCTGATAACACCACTTTTATTTGGCTTTTTCCGGACAAACATGCCATAAAGGTATAAAAACAGCTCCTGAGTCACCCAAAAATCGCCTCGAAAAACACTTAACTAACAGACGGAATGAGAGTTATGAAATCGAAATATTTAGTTGTGTCGAAAACAGGAAAAACCAAAAACCCCGTTGCAAACAGAAACAAAAAACCCCGAAGAATAACCTCCGGGGCTCGTAATTTATATTGCTATAACTTTTACGTTTATTCCTGATCCATAATTTCGGTTTGCATACGAACTGAATCTTCGTGGATCAATTGAAACAATATTTTCACAAAGGTTTCATTTAAATCCATTGTCTTTCCTAACGAAACGCGGTTTTCCATCAATTGTGTCCAGCGATTGATCTGAAGTGCGGTTACATTATTGTCTCTTTTATACTCCCCGATCTTTTTCACAATCTCCACCCTTGAAGCAAGCATTTCCAATAATTCTGCATCAATAGCATCAATACGGTTACGCAATACATCCAACTGATTTTCAAAATCAGGATTGTTTGCATTTTCGTGACGAATTACAAGCTTATCAAGCATTTTACCTAGGTCGGCCGGAGTAAGTTGCT contains:
- a CDS encoding uroporphyrinogen-III synthase translates to MKVKSILVSQPEPSTAKSPYFELAEKNNLKIDFRPFIQVEGVPAKEFRQTRIQILEHTAVIFTSRTAIDHFFRVAQELRLTVPDSMKYFCISESTAFYLQKYIVYRKRKIFYANGKFADLINVMKKHKDEKFLVPLSDIHKQEIPLLLDQEKYNYTKAILYRTVSADLSDLADIKYDVLVFFSPSGIKSLYQNFPDFEQNSTRIACFGPTTAQAVQEAGLRLDIQAPTAQAPSMTMALEQYIKKNK
- a CDS encoding IS1634 family transposase; amino-acid sequence: MFVRKKPNKSGVISVQVIAKINGKPKLIKTIGSSRDEKTIKELTEKGHHYIATFSGQTALDFSDETNLIQSVFQQIDSHTEVGTELLLGKIFDDIGFNVIDDQIFRQLVLSRLTYPVSKLKTSDYLEKYHDLEYPVQQIYRYMDKLHSTQKELVQQISYEHTKHVLGGQVTIVFYDVTTLYFEIDHEDTLRKTGFSKEGKHQNPQIVLGLLVSRNGYPLAYDIFEGNKFEGHTMLPVLDAFKEKYRLDQLVIIADSGLLSNANIEELQEKGYEFILGARIKNEKKQIQEQILALSLKNGESAVIEKDGLKLIVTYSDSRAKKDSQNREKGLQKLEKRIKTGKLTKSSINNRGYNKYLKMDGEINIEIDYTKYNADAAWDGLKGYISNAFLGKDEIIENYGHLWQIEKAFRISKTDLKIRPIYHRAQRRIEAHICISFVAYKIYKELERQLKSLNSKLSPEKAIEIAKTIYQIKATVKGKSVAQILLINDQQKKLAQLFNFG
- the rnpA gene encoding ribonuclease P protein component, translated to MNTTSANSANNKSFSLKKAERLSSKKIIDKLFAEGDSILQYPLKIVFLKTELPTKFPVQAGFTASKRNFKRAVARNRIKRLLRESYRLHKHILYDQLHDRQLAIFILYIGKEIPQYTAVENAIKKGFPKIVLQLADKKPKTPLQTETKNPEE
- a CDS encoding tRNA-dihydrouridine synthase family protein; translation: MAPLQGFTDFVYRKNFAQVFTGVDAYFIPYISIKNGDVPAKYNKEITPENNTQLRVVPQVLVEDGKELETLVARLTDLGYSEINLNMGCPYPMVTKRGKGSGLLPFPAKIEAILSSYFEKWNTPLSVKLRAGLQSENEIQQIIPILNKFPLKEVIFHPRIAQQLYSGSILETRFEMVQKDLQHELVFNGDIFTVSDYENRQKQFPEIKTWMLGRGILMNPFLPEEMKGIEITAETKREKLRDFHRLMFESYSEIMDNEGNTLNKMQQFWSYFSFNFPNQPKAFKQIKKSKSMIKYKAEVEKLFYQLYE
- a CDS encoding DUF4271 domain-containing protein, whose translation is MGFVIYYLCADKEMNAEVTYQQDTVEVQNLLETMPQSNQLNSIPVRQKPVAILSVSERSQTVDTTPQKTYTQAQIRQWRLQQENKLLIDSSKYIAPRIESQLTFSEQNDLGFTLPIHMHNSKGTDWLTFVIFLGILLFASVRFAYAKYMEHMFLSLFNYSTSVRLLQEKNYPIFHGAIRLEIIFYITLSIFIFQTLNVFKWENSLTSLSYFLMILGGVLLYFFGKKLIYLMFGSLFQATQETREYLFNMDNYNRSLGLLLLPIVILVSFAPVRTPVFIVFAGITIFAIVNLILLQRGIFILLKKQFSIFYLFLYLCTLEFLPLLLIYKVVVE